In Anopheles arabiensis isolate DONGOLA chromosome 2, AaraD3, whole genome shotgun sequence, the genomic window CACCCTTGGTGCCGTTAGTGCCTTCCTCGTTGGTGGCTGGTTCGACCACGGTACCATTGCTGGTGCTACCGTTGTTGAGATTGTTGTTAGCCACCACCACGGCGGCACCGGCGGTACTGCTGGCGAGCAGTAGGTTCTCCTTCTCCGTCACGGACTTGTCGAACTGCACGTTACCgccgttggtgttgttgttgttgttgttgatgttgttgttaatGGTGCTACTGTTGGCTAGGGTgtcactgctgctactgctgctattgctactggtggtgttgttgttgctcagCGACAGGGACTCCATCGCCTGTTCCAGGGACTGGTGTTGggtctgttgctgctgctgctgctgctgctcttgtcGAATTTCGGACGCAATGAACGAATCGGTCATCGATATGGTAGATGCGGACATGGCAGTACCGGTTGGTAGGGCGGCCGGCGTGGACGAAAGTACAATCTGGCTCTTGGACATGGCATTTTCCTTGTCGTCTTCGTTATTctaaaatcaaacacaatatCATTAAGCATTTCGTCTTGTAGCAACACTTTCAACACGTGCTCACACACGTGTTACGGGCAATTTACCTTTGTCGGCGTATTGTTGGCCGCTCCCTTGGCACGGGTACGGGACATGATTGCTTCAACGCGCTTCCGGCGTTCCTCGcgctccttttcctccttcttcAGCCGCTCGGCCATCTCGACGCGCTGCCGTTCGGCTTCCTCGCGCGCCTTACGCTCGGCCTCCTCGCGCTCCGCCTTTTGCCGAGCTTCCTCTTCGCGCCGCTTGCGCTCCTCCTCATCCCGTCGACGTGCCTCCTCGATGGCCTGCTGGAGCCGCTCCTCCTCCATGCGCCGCTGCTCCTCGGCCAGCCGGATCGTTTCCTCTTCCAGCTTGCGCAGGCGCTCTTCTTCCTCCAGGATGCGCTGCCGCTCGGCCTGCTCCTCGGCCTCGATACGCTTGCGCTCCAGTTCCGCCAGTCGTTCGGCTTCCTCACGCGCCAGACGACGGCGCTCGGCCAGTGCAGCCTTTGCTTCCTCCTCCGTGTTGATGCGCTTGGCGATCATGGAAGCGGTCATTGCGTCAGCCCCGGCCCCAGATACTTCAACAGTCAAACTACCGTTAACGTTCTCTGGTACCTCTTCCGCGACCATCACCGTAGGCTCTGCTGCTTGAACAGCACTAACGTCCTGTTGCTCCAATGGagcttgctgttgttgcttcgtGGTTGGCGCTTGTTCTACTACCTCCACCGTAACGGCTTCTTCTGCTTGCTTTGGTAGTTCAGCGTCCTCTGTCTGTGCGGGTGCCGGAGCTTCTTGCTGCACCGGAACCACCAcctcttcctgctgctgctgtggctgttCCTCTTGTCCGAACGATTGATCCACCTCTACCAGTGAAGCCTGCTGCGAGCCATCGTCACGTTGCAGGATCGCTTCCTGCTGGGCGCTCAGCTCTTCCACCTTGGGAGCAGCAACCGACGGCGGTTCCTGTTTGgcttccaccaccactgcaTCATCCTTTTGAGCGGGAGTCTTCGACGCCGGGACCTTCTTGGGGCCATCGGCCGATTTCTTCAACGAATCCAGCAGGTTGCGCGATGCCTTCTCCGGTCCAGGCGATTGCAGCGGCGTAGAGGACGCTTTTGGTGTGGCGCCTCTCGCGCCCGCAGAACGTTTCTCTGCCGAGTGCAGCGTCAACGGTTTCTTCGTGGGCGTTTCCGTGCCGGATGCGGATTTTGCAGGGGTCGTGGTGATGCTGCCGGAACCAGCGCTCGATAGCCGATGTTTGCTGGTCGCGCTAGATATACCGCTGCCGGTCGATGCGCCGGATCCTGTCTTTGGGAGTGGAGGTTTATCTGCAAAAGGGTTTGAACCAGAACACATTGAATGAGTATCGCTGTAATGTACAGGACCTTCCGAATCCTACCACCATGGAAATGGATTTCACGAGCGAAAAAGAACCCTCGCAAGAAATCATTTCTTGACTCTTAATGGAACTTGACTGGGAAGTGTTAGTATTATACAgaattgcaaacaaacaaataatcgAAATGGCAAAATTTGTAAAAGCCCACGTTTGATTGTTCAATAATTTTTGACACCTTGCAAACTTCAATAAATCAtaagcaattaaaacaaagctcgTTTAGAAATAGTTAGACTCGAAGGAGTTTCCCATCCTCAGTTCCCTTGTGTTGGGGTATATTGGCAGAAGTTGTTGGCGAATGAAAGTTGTTGTTCAGAGTGCAAATCTACAATTTTGTGGGCAAATGATTTTGAAAGCTTCAATGAAATATTACTACACAGTTGGATTTCGCAACAGATATCGAAGAGCTTGATAACTATTAATTGTGCATCAATTTACTCGTTAGTTAGCTAAATCGCTCGACAGTTTAGCAACGGATACAGACATTGATATGATTGTATATTTACAATTGAAGTGCAATTGACGCTATTGGGTGATACATTCATTCTTCGGCGAGTAACGTGGAGTATTCGTGTTAATGGGGAGAGGGGAGCGACGAACGCGCTAAGATCGCGAGAGAAAACGTGAGGATTAAAACTtaacaacaaagaaaaacacacaaaccttcCTTCAGGCCGGAAGCAGATACGCCCGTGACGGCGATACTGGCCGGTCGTGGTTTACGTTGTGCTGGCAGGGTTCGTCGATATACGATACCGGACGCGGTCGTCGAGCTGGACATTGCACTTCCTGGCCGCGAAGTGTTCAGACTGGTGGGCGTCATTTCACCGGAACGAAGACCTGTGTATTTTCCATCCCCCAAACGGCCAGAAGAATTCATCATTTCGTCCACAGAAAGAGGACGGCCCGCCACATCAACATGACGCAcgtacaagcacacacaaatccatCGCACAGATACGAATACAACGTAGCCAAGGGGTGGTGGGGAAGGTGTGAGGGTTGTTAACAGGAATATTTAAGATATAAACGTAACAACACAGCATGATCATATGGAGACACGGACACAGATGGGACCATTAGCGGCATTGTTGCGTTTTGCGTGTACGTGTGCGAAGAGGGTGTTTGTTAGGGCGTTCGATGCGTGTGTAACGTCCAGGGCAGCCGCAACACAATTAGGCCAAGGATACAGACGATTATCGATACAACGAATCGAAAAGGAGGTTTATTCGGAGGTTTTgtagagcgagcgagagagagggaaggaatgaaaagaaaagaagagaacATCGAATAATCAGATGGAGGTAATGAGTTGTATGTACATGTGTGTAGGTATGTAGCTGTATATTGTTTGTTGGTATTAGCGAGTAATAATgttgaaacacaaaaaaaccataaCACTGTAAAATTATCTATTGCTTTAAAACATCCAGAAAGAGGTTGAAAGAGCAGTAGATGTAAGTAGTATGTACAGTTGCAGCATAACAGAATGCGAAAGGCCTCAGAACAACGTGTCACTTAACATATGCAACAAACGAAGTAATATTCAATAGGCGAGAATACGAATAAGCAGTCATGAGATGAAGGTTTAATTCGATGGAGAGATGAGCTTTTCGTATCGTTTAACTACCAAGCAAGATGTGAAAAAATAAGATGTTTGCAGTAATATTAGGTTAAAATGTGGATTAGAAGTCTAATGAAACGAGTTAAGTTCCGGTGAGATGTTAGAGTTAGAGGCACTACGAGCGTGTTGACTCTATAGTACGTGTTAGAGAGGTTGTTGATGGTGAATGTGTATGTGGGTGTAGTTATTGTTTTGCCAATACACCACAGTCTGAAGAATCATAAACCTAAAGAGCACCAGGCATCTTGCTGGGAGAGTACCTGAGCTTCAATGCTTCACAGCAATACAATGGTTATCAgtacaaccaccaccagcaggtGCTGTAGACTTAATTGTACGTGTTAAAAGTTCAGCAGTCCCGTTAGTGCAGCAACCCCATCGACCCCTATCGGTACCTCCCAAGAGAAATGCGTAGCCAAAAATTAGCAAAGGTAAATAGAAGGATATCTTGAAAAACCCCCCATCCGCCAGGGAATAGCTTCTGGGCCCGCGATTAGCATGTTGCTGTGTCCCAATCCCACACACTTATTCGGTTCGCGATTGATTCGAGGCTATCGAGACTGAGCGAGACGCTTGAGACCCACCGTTCGTCACCAGGAGCTGATTCTGATGCTGttggtgatgctgctgttgctgctgatggtggtggtactgcTGGCGGAGACGCTCGGTTTTGGTGATGCGCGGTGTGCTGCCGGCCGTGTTCAGCTGGGACATGCTCTTGGAGGTATCGTTGCGACGCATGGGCGACGTGCTGCCACTGTTAATTGACGACGAATTGAACGATGACTTGCGACCTCCGCCGAAGCCGGGACTGCGGCCGGAATTCGAGTCCTGCGATTGGTTCCGATACTTGGCACCGCTGCCGGCCAGCTGAGACATGCTGCGTGACATTCGCTTGCTGTTGCCGCCGCTACCGGTCGGCGACGAGCGGGACGAGGACAGTGACAAACGGGTAAGGTTCTCCAGCTCCAGGGCCTGACGGCGCTCGCGCTCCAGAATCGCGCTGATGTGCTCGCCGTTGCGTCGTCGTGGTTGCGCCAGCTGATCCAAGCGTGTCATCGAGAACGCTCGGCCTTTGGTTGGTGGTACGTCCGGATTTTCGGGTTTCGTGTGTCGAGTGGGAGTaggtggttgtgtgtgtgtgtgccgtaaCGGAGGTGGCGGTGGTAGAGGTGAGGTGGGCGCATCAATTCGGCAAACATCAGAATATCCATCGATATTTCATCGTCGAACGAGAAAAGTAATTGGGTAcgtgattgtatgtgtgtatttgtgtgtgtatatttatgTGGGCGTTCATGTGGGATTATGCGTTTTAGTGTTAATATTCGATatgatgagtgtgtgtattttgtgacAGCCATCATCATGCAGAGAGGACGAGCAATGAGTTGAGttgaaatatattttgtttcgagtcaaataaaaaaaaagaaggtaaaggaagaaaagcaaaaagaaaactccgatcaataaaataaaccattgcTACACAATACGATGCACAAAATTCCAATGTTCTAATGATTTCGTTCCTTTCACTGTAACATTTTGTCCGTCTTGCAGCACGTGGGTGCCGCCATCGTGTAACGAGAGATGTAGTGAAGAATGAGCGCGAATGATCATGGTATGATGGGCAGTAAACAACATCTATAGGCCACTACTACTATGCAAATAATTGAACTGATGATCCACAAAAGTAACGCTCTACGGCTTGATGAGAGACTGGAGTTACCCGCGCACATGCAGAAaacaacacatgcacactcaGCTGCGCGATCGATAATCCGAACGAAAGGATAACCGCACTTAAGATAACATTTCTTCGATCACAACCGATACATCAGTACATCGCACGGAAGCGGGTATGTTGGGTAAGAGGGCAGTAGAGTagtgaagcaaaagcaaacacaagtAGAAGCATGTGGTAAGAGTTGTACAACGATGATgactttcttcttctgtacGCGCGATAGTGTGCAGACCGAAAAAAGAACGAGCTTGAGACAATCCGAAAGACTAGCGGAAGACTAGGTGTGGGGGGGTGAGATATGGCCCTCATGCAAAGTTGTGTTGAGAAAAATCAATCATACTGAATAATGAATGCCAATATACAATTTGCCAATGATAAAGTAGTAAAATCGCATGAAACATAATGGATAACTTAGGAAAGAGTACTTTTGAAAAGCCGCAAACATGGCACATAACGAATAAGAGAGCGTTTCAGGCATAAAGACAACACAAGGTAACATACATTAAAccgaacaaaacgaaaccgaaCAAGAACGAAAACAGAACGcataaacaaaactaaacaaataTGCTAAAAAGAAAATAGTAGACGCGTACGCCAAAGCAATAAAATACTACCTGGTGTTCTGGGAGTGTGTGTACCGAGAGACGATCTAGAGCTATCACGAGGACTAGGAATGGTAGGCATTAGATCGGTCTTTCGACGATTGACAGTGCGCTGATAGTTCATTTCTGCTGTATCGTCTGCaggagaaacagagagaaagtgaTAGAAAGatagggagaaagagagaaagagagacagaggaagaagaaagcaaagagGTCGAAGAAGAGTAGAAAGGAGTGGATGGGGGAGTGGCGGAAAAacaagggaagggaagaaCACAAAAGTAGTGTCACCGATGTCAAGGAAATCGGTTCGATGGACAACAAACAATCAGTATGTGTGGCCGGCATGGAAACCCCGTGAAAAGaaaattagtaaaaacaaGAGAacatagaaaagaaaagaaagaaagaaaggtaTGAGTTATGTGTGCGGACAGAATGCCGGACAGTACGTTTATCGTTAACCACCCACCGGAGACAGGTGTGTTGTTGCCGAAGCGTTGCATTTCGACGTGGTGTTGGAGTAAAGGTAGTAGAGATAGTCGAGATGAGAGACACATAACGTGGCAGAGGGATGGAGGggtaagaaaggaaatgaagaaataacacagaaaaagtaaacatggaaagaaaaagacagaaagagacaaaaatgaatttaattatatGTCAACAAATCTTCACGTGAGAAGTTTTCGTTAGTCACCGAAagagttttgttatttttgcagTGGTTTTATACACAATTTGGGGTTTAGTCGActttggaaaggaaaatttGTTAAACATATCACAACAACTGGTAGTCAAAAGTTGTAATATAGTAGTTATTTAGGTATATTCAACACAGCATGCTTCTAGGAATTCATACAATTCACGTTAAGAGccaatttgtaaaacaaaaactatcaaATTCAATTTAGAAGAAGTAAACATAACGAACACAGTTTGAGATAGAGTTACTTAGTTGAACCACAAACATAACATACATTCACTTTCATCATGGCGTTCAAACATGcacaaacattaaacaaaaacataaatgaaagGATAAGTGTGCTAGTTTGAAAGAGTAAAgattgcaaaaagaaaagaaaaaaacggaacaacaGAACAAGGAAGAAACGCTCTTCGTAATAGTTTTATGCGCTATAGAAGCTATAATAATATCCGActgaatgtaaataaatacaaagCATTCGTTCCACATTTATACATTGAGCGGCGGAATGTACTTTCCAAACGAAAGCTTCACTGAGTACAGAACATTTTACTgagaaatagaaacaaaccCAGAACGAATCAACTTGCTAGTCGACAATAACCAGCcacacccaaacaaaaaatgagagCAAAACGTCAGTCAACACAACGTCATGGTAACATCCTAACTGAACTAACTATTTATTTACAATCATTCCACTGGAGAACAAAAGCCAGGCGCCAAAATGCTGAGAAGGCAAACAGgatttaacaacaacaaccacaacaacgcGAATAACCAGAGTAACAAAGACATGTTTGCAACCGAAAGAGTAAAAGACGAGGTGGTAAAGCAATAGAAATGttggaataaaattaaaaaaagacaaacagaTGGTGTAACTGAAAATAGTAAGGTGCGGAATAAACTAAAAGAGATGTAACAAACTGATGCGAATGTATATAACAGTGCGGACAAACTTAAAACCTTtgcgaaagaaatgaaagaaaaacaaatgagTAGGAGTTGAAACCAGAGCAGAATGTACAAAAGGGAGAAATGAAGCTGAAACTGattattgaaaatgaaatcaaaacaaataaaagtgCACACCAAAACGAAACGTTTGAACAGGGATGCAAAAGAAGGCAAAGGAGAAATAGAAGGCATTGCTGTTCTTCCATTGGAGTCGCAAGAACACGCATAAAGGATGGCTTTACCCTTTCCGCTAGCATAATTGCGCGAAGCTGCCGGTTGATATTCGGCAGCCGTCGGAGGATCGTCGATGTTGATGCCGGACCCAGCCAGCGAGAACGTTAGCTTTCTCGGACACTCGCTGGTGCTCGTCCAGTTGAACACCTCGTACATCGAGCTGGACATTCGCCGTTGGTCTGTGGGTGGGCACGAACACACAACCCGGAGGCCACCGTTGGGAgggttttgttatttcaattttcaccatGGCATACGGATAGGGTACGGGACAGTCAACACAAGCCAGCAGGAACCACAATGAAGAAATGGACACCAAAAGTGCCCAGAGAAGAACAATCGATGAAAGTAAGAAATCGGTCAAACAACAAGACAAGTACAGCATCCGGGTATTTCGTCCATTATCGCGAAACGATCGCGAACGAGAAGGGAGGGTGTGATTTTGAAGGAGCATATCCGATTGTTTGAAGTGTAGCATTTGAAGCGGGTTGTGTGAAAATCATGTACGAAAGAGAACAGAATTGAAAAAGGAGATTAACATGTGGCGCAAACCGAGAAAGAGGAAGTAGAGAACGTTTTGCTAGCGTATGTATGAAACTCATTAACAGAAACACAAGAGAAATACATTAAGTTTGATTATCACAGCACATTCAATGATTCGTAAACTGAAACGGAACGCTAAACAGTATCGAACATTGTAAAGCATAAGGATAGGAAACCGTCCAGAAAATATAGGTAAAGAAGAAACCCGTATGATTGTATGCTAAGAGCAGAAAGAGAGGACCGCTAACTAAATAGAAGGCGCTTGGTTAGGATGGAAACAATAGTCAGAAAGACAACATAGTGTTCTTGTAGTTGCATTAATGTAACGCAGCAGTCCTatccaaataaaaaagaaacatcacTGTAAGCAAACCACGACCAGCAGCAGTTGTGTACTAAAACCAATAAGGCAAAGCTTAAAAGAAGATACTTCAGATTGATGACCGACTATCGATCGGACGGGGCACAGCGAGCACTCGAAAAACTCTTTGCGTGTGTTCGAACAAACGGTGAAACACTATTTATGATAACATCCACTAAACATAGCgcaagaaaaattaaaatttcatgaAACGGAGAGCATAATCTCCGTTGCACAATTGTGTAAAGATATTCTGCAAACATCTCCATTTCGTCGTAATAACATATCTTCCTACAAAAGCTTAACATTTGACCAGCGTACCGTAGGATCTACACTAAACGGAACGGAATAATATCTAACACGAGCTCTACGATAATGCTCCACCACGACTCAGATGATCACATCGAAAGGAACATGGATTCTATGGAACGTGTGTGATGTCGGACTAACCGCATCCACGCGTAATGAGAATGCGTTATGGATGAATGTGTTGTTGAAATCGACGAGTGTCGTTTCATGTGGCATTTTGTGACCTAATACTGCGGAGCACCTTCTCCGACTGCAGTTTCCGCCGGGACTGTTCAACAAACTACAGCGATCGCCATCATCTCAAATCCAGAATACGTACCGTCGGTCGATCGGTCGAGACCACTGGCAGAGGTAGCTCGCTTCTTCGACGCACTGTCGGTTAGTTCGCGCTCGGAACTACGCCTCGTTAATGCCGCCCCTGTATACGCTACGTTCGTAATGGATGTGGCTCTAAAAGTGTTAAAAGAAAGACGTTAGCAGATTACTCGTTGTCTGATATCCTGCCACAATCGCCCAGAGTAGCCAACACCCTGGATCCTGGGCACGACACTTACCTCCTATGAGCCCAGAACGAGCTGCACATGCCACTGTCACTGGTATCGATCATCCGCGGTGTCGACGATCCGAAAGCGAACTGGATCGAGCCTCGATCGTTGCGTCGTTTCGTCTCCATGCGCTGATCCCGCTCCTGGTTCTTGCGCAGTATGTACTCCCGCCGCTCGTTATCGGCCTCGATGATGGCCCGGCGACGCTCCTCGACCTGTGACCGTCGGTCGCTTTCCCGCCTCCGCAGGTCGTCCATCCGGCGGCGTCGTTCTTCCTCCTTCTGCTCGCGGAACTTTTGCGCCGCTAGTGCTTGTGCCTTCAGCTCCTCGAGCTTCTTCTGCCGCTCCTCGTTCTGTCGTTCCTTCATCTGTTTTATTCGTTCCTCACGTTCCTTTTGCAGTTCTGGAGAAAGGGTGGCATTGATGGTGGCGAAAAGCAAAGTAAAAAGGGTTGAATGTTAGTAGCAGCAGTATGCAGCGATGCGTTTTCTCAGGGGCGAGGGGGTACGATCTATAAAATATTACAGGCACACGAGGAGCGGAGAGGGCAAGTATGCGTGCAGGACACTGCCTTAATTTTACGCTTAATTAAGCATCTTTCATTACAAAGGATCGATTAAATCGTGGAATCTATCAGATCATTGATGAACAATTCATTAGATTTGATTGCAAAACTAAACACTTTCTGCATTATTGCATATTAATCTTTCCAATTTCGGCAAGTTATATCCAATGCTTATGCTCAATCTACGGCACGCAGGGTTAGTTCAATACATCGATAGCAACAAGAAGGAGTTTAGTTGATCTTAACGTGCGATTAAAAGTAATCTAGGGAAAAGAGTAACAACGTTCTGTTAATAGGAACAACGCATGGATCCCGTTGTTCGTCTACGAcaacaatagcaaaaaaaaacaacgatcaTGTTATTATTATGCACACGTGGTCAGAGCACACGCCACGAcaacaacagtaaaaaaaccGCATTGCCGCCGTAGCATTAATGGTCGCTCGAGTGTACCACCAACCATGTGTGGTTGAAACACATGGTAATCATTTACACCCAGGACTTTGCTGCTACTGACGAGCGCAACGCGACTTCGGCCTGCAGTATACCTTCTGTGTTTCTACCATTATCGACGCTATCATCGCCGACGCAAGCAAACCAGTGAAGAGTGTGCGCAACGGACTGTTCGTGCAGTCGATCTGGACACGGTCCAGCCCGGTTTGCAGTGCAAGAGCGAGCACAAGAAGTGTTGTGTAGacgatggaaaatggaaatataAAGAACAGGAAACACTATCATTAGAAGGGCGCGCGGGTCTATCTTATGATAGAGGCTTCATCATCTCTTTCATTGAACGTTGGCGCAATTAACTTCACTGATAAACCATACGGAAAACCCTTCACAATGGACAGTAGCTTCATTCCAGTTCAAACGACGTGAGTTCATTTCGTAGCTTCTTGTCCTGCATCCGCCCCGGAGATCACCTGCTGGCGCAACCTGCGTTGTCAGCTTGTACTGCGGTGAAGTTGTCCATATTTGGTCACTTACCTCTATTGGCTGAAGACGGCCTTGACTGTTTTTGTACGGTCGCATCTCTGTTTCCAGCTGAAGATGACGAGCGCCGACAACGGGGAAAGAAAGGGAAGAGAAGAGCGAAAAagcaacaatcaaaacaatgaaCTTTTAATGCGAGAGTTGTGATGAAAATACGGGAACAACATCGCCGACAGCTTGTTGTGACAGGTTGTGCAAAATCTGGATAATTGCCGACACGGTGGTACTCTGCTGTCAGTATCGATTAGTGCAAAACGCCGATATAAATTCACAGCACGTCCCAGAGACAGCTAAgacaatgcaaacaaacagtggTTTGAGGGTAATGATGATTGTCAATCTGACCAGAACGGCTTGTGAGGAGTTCAGTCACAGTAACGTTATCTTAAATTATGTACGTGACTGCTGGAGATGATTCCCAAACAGGTGGTCTTCATTTGACACAACACATCATGTACAAAGGAAAGGGCCATTTGAACAGTGAATAGATTTAGAATTAACATTCCCGACAGCTCAGTGACTTCCTTCGGTCAACCATTCTTACCTAGACTAAATTGAACATGGCGTGCCTTCCGCGTTCccaacagctgctgctgatcggtCAGGCTCAAATTCTCGCGGGACAATGATTTCACTAATATGCCGCGCAGCACTGCGAGCGTCGTGCTCGGAATACGATCACTTTCATCGGTCAACATGATGGCGCTTGAGTGCACTGATTCATTGAAACTGTCATCGTCGATCAAACCCATTACCATCAGGCAAGGGGACACACCGGGTCACAAGCACTTGTACTGCAGAATATCACAACGATGAAAAGATTTTAGTGTCTATTGCCCACCCATCGACTGAAAACATCAATCATCTGCACAGAATTGTACATCCAGCATGAATATCCTCTCTGGAGCGTTTGATACTTCGCACTTATCGGAATACAAAACACTGCGTTACAACCCcacacaaacaagcacaacCTATCGCTCTAGCTCTAGATGCTCTAGCGCAAGTCACGTTCCTGGTACGCTCTCCGTGTCATGAGAacgacgacacacacacaacagctgGATGATATCTTACCCCAACCGAAACGCTCTACAGTCTGAAAAGCCCCACACAAAGGTGCACCTTCTGCGAGCTATCAAAACGTGGCGTTGACAGTTGGCCCGTGCTACTTGTGCCCCAATCCACCCCTAACTACCAACACACTAACAATTTCTCTCATTCATCGCCGGAGCAACCATCCCCCCTTCAATGTGTAGCTGTGCGCCGTGAAGAAGTGTGTACATACCCCGGCCGTATGCTAAACACCCATGTCCAATTTGCTATTCGCACCTCGCACACTAACACATCCTGAGTCATAATCTTCGAACACGCTGACATTGAGAGTTGTTTATGGCTCTTACTCGCAGCAAAAGTGGATTGTATCAGCACACGGTTGATAATGTCATTTCTATTCCTGCCAAGACGTTCCTTTTTGCTCGTCATTTCTCGAACGAAGGTCTGACCATTGAGTGATCTCGTCTAATGTTTCATAAACATTGATCGCACAATCCGACATCGGCAAAACCGACACACAATAGCTAACCCAACCGGACATGTTACCTTTTaacgaaatcaaaacaaaacaaacaatcggaGGAAATCAAAACGTGTCCTCCCCTATCAGCGTAGGCATCATTCTCGGTTCAACGAATTTAGTTCAGTGTGGGCCAAGTGCAACGATAATCACCGGCACCGTAATTTGATAAGGCGCAAGACACTCACAGTTGCTGCGAATATTTATTGAAGCAAAGCCCCCTGCTTCACGGCGCTAGAGATCCGCTGACTGACTCATCTTTcacaacgcacacatacaactaGCAAAGAACTGACGCACCTTCCGTGAACACTCGCGAGGAGCTAAGCCAGTTCCTGCTATCAAACGAACTATGCAAACATTAGATCAGCGCTACGAATTTTGATCCGCCACCCGTTTTGGTATGGATCACTGCGTATTTGTTCAATCATTTGCACGTTCATCCGAACCTTATACGGCGAATTGGCATTTCTCAAGCACAACCTACCACGTGAAGATTGCACCTGCTTTGCAATGAGACCCGAGCGAGCTCAAATAACACTGTGCAGTGCTGTTCACTTCATATTACTATGGGCGTTGAATATGCATCTATTTACTAACGAACCCCAATTCCACCATATTTGGTAAAGCAAATAACATCCATGTATCCTCTTgctttgaacaaaaaatatgtattaatTAAGAGCAAATAACAATAACTGAGTTGTGCTACTCGGCTTCCATCTCAAACACGCTTGCATCACATTAAGACGAAACGCTGTGCAAACGTTCCCATCTTTATTACCCTGCCGACCTTAGAGAATTCGCGACAGCAGCCAGGCTCCTGCCGCAGCAACTCATCAGTCGTGCGCCGGTTGGAACGTGCCAAAATAGGCAATAAACTATAGTAATATTGCTTCCACACGACCCACAGGGCGCTGCAGACTGCGTTTTACATCAGCAAAGACCTCTCATAATGACTTGACGGATGCATGCTACCGTATGCCACAATATTTCGCCC contains:
- the LOC120898748 gene encoding titin homolog isoform X2, with product MISVKRPSVPGHPSAHHHHHHHHHHHHHHQQQPHQHHRQHHQLHSLQNGASSASAVTSAPLVTTTSANNNRLIRSRNQLSSTGSNEQQQQQESKHQTQNHWTSGGVVSNGGATVGAFGGGGGQVNRPTGAASWTGTGSGCSIITNGGSLYYSSSNGYGVGTASVNPKIRDIYEFDSLFLLPSCALTSDKALNLRKDLAAYDFDIKILEDSPRGSHNVWQSGNRDATVQKQSRPSSANRDRLHEQSVAHTLHWFACVGDDSVDNGRNTEELQKEREERIKQMKERQNEERQKKLEELKAQALAAQKFREQKEEERRRRMDDLRRRESDRRSQVEERRRAIIEADNERREYILRKNQERDQRMETKRRNDRGSIQFAFGSSTPRMIDTSDSGMCSSFWAHRRATSITNVAYTGAALTRRSSERELTDSASKKRATSASGLDRSTDDQRRMSSSMYEVFNWTSTSECPRKLTFSLAGSGINIDDPPTAAEYQPAASRNYASGKAEMNYQRTVNRRKTDLMPTIPSPRDSSRSSLGTHTPRTPGRAFSMTRLDQLAQPRRRNGEHISAILERERRQALELENLTRLSLSSSRSSPTGSGGNSKRMSRSMSQLAGSGAKYRNQSQDSNSGRSPGFGGGRKSSFNSSSINSGSTSPMRRNDTSKSMSQLNTAGSTPRITKTERLRQQYHHHQQQQQHHQQHQNQLLVTNGLRSGEMTPTSLNTSRPGSAMSSSTTASGIVYRRTLPAQRKPRPASIAVTGVSASGLKEDKPPLPKTGSGASTGSGISSATSKHRLSSAGSGSITTTPAKSASGTETPTKKPLTLHSAEKRSAGARGATPKASSTPLQSPGPEKASRNLLDSLKKSADGPKKVPASKTPAQKDDAVVVEAKQEPPSVAAPKVEELSAQQEAILQRDDGSQQASLVEVDQSFGQEEQPQQQQEEVVVPVQQEAPAPAQTEDAELPKQAEEAVTVEVVEQAPTTKQQQQAPLEQQDVSAVQAAEPTVMVAEEVPENVNGSLTVEVSGAGADAMTASMIAKRINTEEEAKAALAERRRLAREEAERLAELERKRIEAEEQAERQRILEEEERLRKLEEETIRLAEEQRRMEEERLQQAIEEARRRDEEERKRREEEARQKAEREEAERKAREEAERQRVEMAERLKKEEKEREERRKRVEAIMSRTRAKGAANNTPTKNNEDDKENAMSKSQIVLSSTPAALPTGTAMSASTISMTDSFIASEIRQEQQQQQQQQTQHQSLEQAMESLSLSNNNTTSSNSSSSSSDTLANSSTINNNINNNNNNTNGGNVQFDKSVTEKENLLLASSTAGAAVVVANNNLNNGSTSNGTVVEPATNEEGTNGTKGESLLLTTNGKSEQQSPAMMASSNGSSNATTANSTSDLIIEDALMGQTNGHKNGTMDNVFAVNDSMKAQTVPTELTNDFYTPKNGDHHQNGDSSGDGADRDAYPSLIEPNTAGTEQQQHCSSFDSSGTVSTATTETTIVMADGASTNADQLIDFASFSTSEEPFGHSMPRDTSVSDANFNPLLASPAFGGSVAGAGSENETSLAQHTPLDVHNISNNNSINPFFTVSDPVLLDSKRRESGGNDAPEAVLFDLTLDNTGNGGSNNSITSSPFFNNNNNNNNNNTAPSSNNTPWLVSATTDGQENRDLSLL